Proteins from one Microbacterium proteolyticum genomic window:
- a CDS encoding sensor histidine kinase — protein sequence MPPVPTIDAAPRLLPSVPRWVRDVVAAVLVIVPVFAPVPFPELRPSSPLVYVLAILPAVVLPFRRRWPRSALVVCIGLYIAALALGTLAPGAALAVVIAAYGVPDRLDRRAAAPVSIAAVAFVVGASIVVELTTGMDTRFLQIGLSVALAGALGDATRSRRAYVLAVIERARRAEQTREAEASRRVTEERLRIARDLHDAVAHQISVISLNAGVASSALETRPDRAREALATIRTASREVLGEIGSMLTILRTPDEGGIREQPGLARLADVVESVRVAGWDVVVRDERDAEPVPLGVDIVAYRVVQEGLTNALKHGTSRRVHVLLRRDGDALEVVVTNPLDHVPADPELPPSGFGLVGLRERVDSVGGVLEAGPAPGGFRLAARLPLAPPAAGARPASGGVA from the coding sequence ATGCCACCCGTCCCGACGATCGACGCGGCGCCGCGCCTGCTGCCGTCGGTCCCGCGGTGGGTTCGCGACGTGGTCGCCGCGGTGCTCGTGATCGTGCCGGTCTTCGCTCCCGTGCCGTTCCCCGAGCTGCGCCCGTCGAGTCCGCTCGTGTACGTCCTCGCGATCCTGCCCGCGGTGGTCCTTCCGTTCCGTCGGCGCTGGCCGCGTTCGGCGCTCGTGGTGTGCATCGGGCTCTACATCGCGGCCCTCGCCCTCGGCACGCTCGCGCCCGGGGCCGCCCTCGCCGTCGTCATCGCCGCGTACGGCGTTCCCGACCGGCTGGACCGCCGCGCGGCGGCGCCCGTGAGCATCGCCGCGGTCGCATTCGTCGTCGGCGCGAGCATCGTCGTCGAACTCACGACGGGCATGGACACCCGGTTCCTCCAGATCGGGCTCTCCGTCGCGCTCGCCGGGGCGCTGGGGGATGCCACCCGCTCGCGCCGCGCCTACGTCCTCGCCGTGATCGAGCGCGCCCGCCGTGCGGAACAGACGCGGGAGGCCGAGGCGAGTCGCCGGGTCACCGAGGAGCGGCTGCGCATCGCCCGCGACCTCCACGACGCGGTGGCGCATCAGATCTCGGTCATCAGCCTCAACGCGGGGGTCGCCTCGTCGGCTCTCGAGACGCGGCCCGACCGGGCCCGCGAGGCGCTCGCCACGATCCGCACCGCGTCGCGCGAGGTCCTGGGGGAGATCGGTTCGATGCTGACGATCCTGCGCACGCCCGACGAGGGAGGGATCCGCGAGCAGCCCGGGCTGGCGCGTCTGGCGGACGTCGTGGAGTCGGTCCGCGTCGCCGGATGGGACGTCGTCGTCCGGGACGAGAGGGACGCGGAGCCGGTGCCGCTCGGCGTCGACATCGTGGCATACCGCGTGGTGCAGGAGGGGCTGACCAACGCCCTCAAGCACGGGACCTCCCGGCGCGTCCATGTGCTGCTGAGGCGCGACGGTGACGCGCTCGAGGTGGTCGTCACCAACCCCCTCGATCACGTGCCCGCCGACCCCGAGCTGCCGCCGTCGGGCTTCGGTCTGGTCGGCCTGCGCGAGCGGGTGGATTCCGTGGGCGGTGTCCTCGAGGCCGGTCCCGCCCCGGGCGGCTTCCGGCTCGCCGCGCGGCTTCCGCTCGCGCCCCCGGCGGCCGGTGCCCGCCCCGCCTCCGGAGGTGTCGCGTGA
- a CDS encoding response regulator transcription factor, which produces MTTVLVVDDQALIRSAVRDLLDAAPGVEVVGEAADGEAAVDLARTLRPDVVVCDIRMPRMDGIEATGLICGDPALGDTRVLILTTFEEDDYVVAALRAGASGFIGKGAEPDDIVQAVRAVHDGGALLSPAATRAMIEKYVRGAASDPPRPSPALDVLTDREREVLRLVGRGRSNDEIAGDLFISPHTAKTHVKNTMIKLGAHDRAQLVIAAYESGLVQPGR; this is translated from the coding sequence GTGACCACGGTGCTCGTCGTCGACGACCAGGCCCTCATCCGGTCGGCGGTGCGCGACCTCCTCGACGCGGCGCCCGGCGTCGAGGTCGTCGGGGAAGCCGCGGACGGCGAGGCGGCCGTCGACCTCGCCCGCACCCTCCGCCCCGACGTCGTCGTGTGCGACATCCGGATGCCACGGATGGACGGCATCGAGGCGACCGGGCTCATCTGCGGCGACCCGGCACTGGGCGACACCCGTGTGCTCATCCTCACGACGTTCGAGGAGGACGACTACGTCGTCGCGGCGCTCCGCGCGGGGGCGAGCGGCTTCATCGGCAAGGGCGCCGAGCCCGACGACATCGTGCAGGCCGTGCGCGCCGTGCACGACGGCGGCGCGCTCCTGTCGCCGGCGGCCACACGCGCGATGATTGAGAAGTACGTGCGGGGAGCGGCATCCGATCCTCCGCGTCCGTCGCCGGCCCTCGACGTCCTCACCGACCGGGAGCGCGAGGTGCTCCGGCTCGTCGGCCGCGGGCGCTCCAACGACGAGATCGCGGGGGATCTGTTCATCTCCCCGCACACCGCGAAGACGCACGTGAAGAACACCATGATCAAGCTCGGCGCGCACGACCGGGCGCAGCTCGTGATCGCGGCCTACGAGAGCGGACTGGTGCAGCCGGGGCGGTGA
- a CDS encoding MFS transporter has translation MPLGLIALAVGAFGIGLTEFVIMGLLPEVATDFAVSESAAGWLISGYALSVVVGALGLTAATTRLPRKPVLLGLIVLFILGNALTALAPDYGIAMIGRVIAALCHGAFFGIGAVVAAGLVAPEKKAGAIALMFTGLTAANVFGVPFGTFLGQQFGWRSTFWVIAGIGILAFIGILTLVPKLPRPDAAVRLRHELRAFRSGQVWVSLVVTVLAYGGMFGGFTYIAYTLTEVSGFDSGAVPWLLVLFGIGLVIGNAVGGRLADRSIDGTLLVAVSVLFIVLVAFAALATSGIATIVALFLMGGFGFATVPALQSRTMVYAGSAPTLASGANIGAFNVGNALGAWAGGIGIAAGLGYTSPLWIGAGITAAAIVVLGAAVVRLRRSTTEASDPLAVAAAQPVHR, from the coding sequence ATGCCCCTAGGACTCATCGCCCTCGCCGTCGGCGCGTTCGGTATCGGACTCACGGAGTTCGTCATCATGGGTCTGCTCCCGGAGGTCGCGACGGACTTCGCCGTGTCCGAGTCGGCCGCCGGGTGGCTCATCTCCGGCTACGCCCTGAGCGTCGTGGTGGGCGCGCTCGGACTCACCGCGGCGACCACCCGCCTCCCCCGCAAGCCCGTGCTCCTGGGGCTGATCGTGCTGTTCATCCTGGGCAACGCGCTCACGGCGCTCGCTCCCGACTACGGCATCGCGATGATCGGTCGCGTCATCGCGGCGCTCTGCCACGGGGCGTTCTTCGGTATCGGCGCCGTCGTGGCCGCCGGCCTCGTCGCGCCCGAGAAGAAGGCGGGTGCGATCGCCCTGATGTTCACCGGCCTCACCGCGGCCAACGTCTTCGGCGTGCCCTTCGGCACCTTCCTCGGTCAGCAGTTCGGGTGGCGTTCGACGTTCTGGGTCATCGCCGGGATCGGCATCCTGGCGTTCATCGGCATCCTGACGCTCGTCCCGAAGCTCCCCCGGCCGGATGCCGCGGTGCGCCTCCGCCACGAGCTGCGGGCGTTCCGCTCGGGGCAGGTGTGGGTGTCGCTGGTGGTGACCGTTCTGGCGTACGGCGGGATGTTCGGCGGATTCACCTACATCGCCTACACGCTGACGGAGGTCAGCGGCTTCGACAGCGGGGCGGTGCCGTGGCTGCTCGTGCTGTTCGGGATCGGTCTCGTCATCGGCAACGCCGTCGGCGGTCGCCTCGCGGACCGCTCGATCGACGGCACGCTGCTCGTCGCGGTGTCGGTGCTCTTCATAGTCCTCGTGGCCTTCGCGGCGCTCGCGACCTCGGGCATCGCCACGATCGTCGCCCTGTTCCTCATGGGCGGGTTCGGCTTCGCGACGGTCCCCGCGCTGCAGAGCCGCACGATGGTCTACGCCGGCTCGGCGCCGACGCTCGCCTCGGGCGCCAACATCGGCGCCTTCAACGTCGGCAACGCGCTGGGAGCCTGGGCCGGCGGCATCGGGATCGCGGCGGGTCTCGGGTACACGTCCCCGCTGTGGATCGGTGCGGGCATCACCGCGGCCGCCATCGTCGTGCTCGGCGCCGCCGTCGTGCGGCTGCGGCGCTCCACGACCGAGGCGTCCGACCCGCTCGCCGTCGCCGCGGCTCAGCCGGTTCACCGCTGA
- a CDS encoding MarR family winged helix-turn-helix transcriptional regulator, protein MGIADDAVEIRARGWRTLAALHGLIEAELERALGVVELSVVEYTVLDALDRQDGWHMRMQQLARAAALSPSATTRLVNRLEDRGLLTRVLCADDRRGIYTELTPAGRSLYERARPVHDEALERVLADAGTQPELAPVVDALHGVALPA, encoded by the coding sequence ATGGGCATCGCTGATGACGCCGTCGAGATCCGTGCGCGCGGCTGGCGCACGCTGGCGGCCCTCCACGGACTCATCGAGGCCGAACTCGAGCGCGCGCTCGGCGTCGTCGAGCTGTCGGTCGTCGAGTACACGGTGCTGGACGCGCTCGACCGGCAAGACGGCTGGCACATGCGCATGCAGCAGCTCGCGCGGGCGGCGGCACTCAGCCCCAGCGCGACCACGCGACTGGTGAACCGCCTCGAAGACCGAGGACTCCTGACCCGCGTGCTGTGCGCCGACGACCGACGCGGGATCTACACCGAGCTCACCCCGGCCGGCCGCTCACTGTACGAGCGCGCGCGACCCGTCCACGACGAGGCGCTGGAGCGCGTGCTGGCGGACGCCGGGACGCAGCCGGAGCTCGCCCCGGTCGTCGACGCTCTCCACGGGGTCGCGCTTCCGGCGTGA
- a CDS encoding Na+/H+ antiporter, translating into MQGLEVTVLLGLAMLVGTVLAPRLRVATPLVLLVIGLALGFIPELRQIELPPETVLLLFLPVLLFREAWTTSLRSVRRSLRYIVPMSTLLVVASAFAVAGVATWMGVPWEAALVLGAAVAPPDATAVAALGRLLPERTFMKLKAESLTNDGTALVLYSIAVSLLIGDQITPWQITGMVLLSYVGGAAAGVAVAALAYLALRRMESTLTINLTLTLVPFVAFLLAEIVHASGVLAVVFAGLIVAWIAPRITTAMSRRAADATWPFGVYLLNGALFVLIGLEIQLVLHEISPSEIGMLLLITVAAWIVLALVRYLFQWFFSPFSRPGPSSSRSLRHRSRVVSTVAGFRGAVSLAIALSVPLTTADGSPVAGRDAVVFVTAGVIVLTLLVQGPLLPAVIKWAKLPTDDAAVEEFELAQRAISGAALLALDDLAVEHGISDVVKDRARQEGYERLELANARAVARQRAAEERDRSDDDGDADGDDTASRMGPIPPGVDGEDGEDDGRRPAGQLEMIAVSDDIDVTQRSPLLRHREATRLRLAILDRKREVLLRLRREGTIDDLVARRILADLDIEEIRARGMEKATD; encoded by the coding sequence ATGCAAGGACTCGAAGTCACGGTTCTGCTCGGGCTCGCGATGCTCGTGGGCACGGTGCTGGCCCCACGCCTGCGCGTCGCGACGCCGCTGGTCCTGCTGGTGATCGGGCTCGCCCTCGGATTCATACCGGAACTGCGGCAGATCGAGCTGCCGCCCGAGACGGTCCTGCTGCTGTTCCTCCCCGTCCTGCTGTTCCGCGAGGCGTGGACGACGTCGCTGCGGTCCGTGCGCCGTTCGCTGCGGTACATCGTGCCGATGAGCACGCTCCTGGTCGTGGCATCCGCCTTCGCCGTCGCCGGCGTCGCGACGTGGATGGGCGTGCCGTGGGAAGCCGCGCTCGTGCTGGGCGCGGCGGTCGCTCCTCCGGATGCCACCGCCGTCGCGGCCCTCGGACGCCTGCTCCCCGAGCGCACGTTCATGAAGCTGAAGGCCGAGAGCCTCACCAACGACGGAACCGCGCTCGTGCTGTACTCGATCGCGGTGTCGCTCCTCATCGGCGACCAGATCACGCCGTGGCAGATCACGGGCATGGTGCTGCTGTCGTACGTCGGCGGTGCCGCTGCGGGTGTCGCCGTCGCCGCGCTCGCGTATCTCGCGCTGCGCCGCATGGAGTCGACGCTCACGATCAACCTCACGTTGACGCTCGTGCCGTTCGTCGCGTTCCTCCTCGCCGAGATCGTCCACGCGTCGGGCGTCCTGGCCGTCGTGTTCGCGGGCCTCATCGTCGCGTGGATCGCCCCGCGAATCACCACCGCCATGTCTCGACGAGCCGCGGATGCCACGTGGCCCTTCGGCGTGTACCTGCTCAACGGCGCCCTGTTCGTGCTGATCGGGCTCGAGATCCAACTCGTGCTGCACGAGATCTCCCCCTCCGAGATCGGCATGCTGCTGCTCATCACAGTGGCGGCCTGGATCGTGCTGGCGCTCGTGCGGTATCTGTTCCAGTGGTTCTTCTCCCCGTTCTCGCGCCCGGGGCCGTCCTCGTCGCGGTCGCTGCGACATCGTTCGCGGGTGGTCAGCACGGTGGCCGGATTCCGCGGGGCGGTGTCTCTCGCGATCGCGCTGTCGGTGCCGCTCACGACGGCCGACGGCTCCCCCGTCGCCGGGCGCGACGCGGTCGTCTTCGTCACCGCCGGAGTGATCGTCCTGACGCTGCTCGTGCAGGGCCCGCTGCTGCCGGCCGTCATCAAGTGGGCGAAACTCCCGACCGACGACGCGGCGGTCGAGGAGTTCGAGCTCGCGCAGCGCGCGATCTCGGGGGCCGCGCTTCTCGCGCTCGACGACCTCGCCGTCGAGCACGGCATCAGCGACGTCGTGAAGGACCGGGCCCGCCAGGAGGGTTACGAGCGTCTCGAACTCGCCAACGCGCGCGCGGTGGCCCGTCAGCGGGCCGCCGAGGAGCGCGACCGCTCGGACGACGACGGGGATGCCGACGGCGACGACACTGCGTCCCGGATGGGCCCGATCCCGCCCGGGGTGGACGGCGAGGACGGCGAGGACGACGGACGCCGACCCGCGGGTCAGCTGGAGATGATCGCCGTCAGCGACGACATCGACGTGACGCAGCGCTCGCCCCTGCTCCGGCACCGCGAGGCCACGCGACTGCGCCTGGCGATCCTGGACCGGAAGCGCGAGGTGCTGCTGCGCCTGCGCCGCGAGGGCACCATCGACGATCTGGTCGCGCGCCGGATCCTCGCAGATCTCGACATCGAGGAGATCCGTGCGCGCGGCATGGAGAAAGCCACGGACTGA
- a CDS encoding SDR family NAD(P)-dependent oxidoreductase has translation MRSIGRGTTTLVTGASSGIGRAFAERIAADGGDLVLVARSADALTALADDLAQTHGIRAVAIAHDLDAPGAAAALAERLHAEGLRIDALINNAGLGIHGDLVTQPLASITTQVTVNVTSLTELTAFLLPGMLDRRRGAVVNVASTAAFQPLPHMSVYGATKAYVLSFSRALWRETRGTGVDVVAICPGATATPFFATAGDDASFGPRRTPDGVVDSALRGLRRGTPTVIDGAANAFSSRLAAVLPERVAIAVAERAMRPSRRA, from the coding sequence ATGCGCAGCATCGGCCGCGGAACCACCACCCTCGTCACGGGCGCCTCCTCGGGCATCGGACGCGCCTTCGCCGAACGGATCGCCGCGGACGGCGGAGACCTCGTCCTGGTCGCGCGCAGCGCGGACGCCCTGACGGCCCTGGCGGACGATCTCGCGCAGACGCACGGCATCCGGGCCGTCGCGATCGCCCACGATCTGGACGCGCCGGGAGCTGCCGCGGCCCTCGCCGAGCGACTGCACGCCGAGGGCCTGCGGATCGACGCCCTGATCAACAACGCCGGCCTCGGCATCCACGGGGATCTCGTCACCCAGCCGCTCGCCTCGATCACGACGCAGGTCACCGTCAACGTCACGAGCCTCACCGAGCTCACCGCCTTCCTGCTCCCGGGCATGCTCGACCGCCGCCGGGGCGCTGTCGTCAACGTCGCCAGCACGGCCGCGTTCCAACCCCTGCCCCACATGTCGGTCTACGGCGCGACGAAGGCCTACGTCCTGTCGTTCTCGCGCGCGCTGTGGCGCGAGACGCGCGGCACCGGGGTCGACGTCGTGGCCATCTGCCCCGGCGCGACCGCGACGCCGTTCTTCGCGACCGCGGGCGACGACGCCTCCTTCGGTCCGCGGCGCACACCCGACGGCGTCGTGGACAGCGCGCTGCGCGGCCTCCGACGCGGGACGCCCACCGTCATCGACGGCGCAGCGAACGCGTTCTCGTCGCGCCTGGCCGCCGTGCTCCCCGAACGCGTCGCGATCGCCGTCGCCGAGCGGGCGATGCGCCCGTCGCGTCGCGCCTGA
- a CDS encoding TetR/AcrR family transcriptional regulator: MSSRPDEAPDAPPRRVGRPRGRTSQGAASRDGIIDAAATVFARLGYDRARMADIVEASGLSKGSVYFHFDSKEALAVAVLAARHERWVTDVRVALDSVEPGEPRLRALLPAVLALHDGDPDAWVISRLTWALADQDETRAFAASLTRRWIDVVAEVVRDAAAGRQGVDAEAVATVVVGGFDGLKTTAAVLHSDDPAAAHDALVAAGRVWERMVFDLVLGAQGD; encoded by the coding sequence ATGTCCTCGCGTCCAGACGAAGCCCCCGACGCGCCTCCGCGTCGCGTCGGGCGCCCCCGAGGGCGCACGTCTCAGGGGGCGGCATCCCGGGACGGGATCATCGACGCCGCCGCAACGGTCTTCGCCCGCCTGGGCTACGACCGCGCCCGCATGGCCGACATCGTCGAGGCGAGCGGGCTGTCGAAGGGATCGGTCTACTTCCACTTCGACAGCAAGGAGGCGCTCGCGGTCGCGGTCCTCGCCGCGCGCCACGAGCGGTGGGTCACCGACGTGCGGGTCGCGCTGGACTCGGTCGAGCCCGGCGAGCCCCGACTGCGCGCCCTGTTGCCGGCTGTGCTGGCGCTGCACGACGGCGACCCGGATGCCTGGGTCATCTCCCGTCTGACCTGGGCCCTCGCCGATCAGGACGAGACGCGCGCGTTCGCGGCCTCGCTCACGCGGCGGTGGATCGACGTCGTCGCCGAGGTCGTGCGGGACGCCGCGGCGGGTCGGCAGGGTGTCGACGCCGAAGCGGTAGCGACGGTGGTGGTCGGGGGGTTCGACGGACTCAAGACGACGGCCGCCGTGCTGCACTCCGACGATCCCGCCGCGGCCCACGACGCCCTCGTCGCGGCCGGGCGCGTGTGGGAGCGCATGGTCTTCGATCTCGTCCTGGGGGCGCAGGGCGACTGA
- a CDS encoding ATP-binding protein, which translates to MTMLETLFGLIPAASRGQQWVADELQLINWGGYDGEHRVRFAPTATLLCGGSGSGKSTLMDAYVALMMPHTTPFNGASNGAVVGRPRGQEQRNILSYGRGKLDESRTDEGTKVRVLRGDGTDTWTAIAMTWVDHDGARFTAVRAWYIPASARVLDDAVKVRGTIHGAFDLRGLERAAAQHLSDSAVHATGLDTLATDREFSARLHAVLGIGAAGSGAKAMSLLARIQAGQQITTVDDLYKRMVLEEPETLATAEAVVAHFDGLESTRTRMLEARQQVRALQPIRTIRTRIDDAAERVRIIDALGRFGDPSSRASLWRAQRRIDLLGAVEDELRERTHATDALVRERQALADAAEAERDGLGDVLRAAGGDRLDAAQRELRGLERRRAGMQRDRDRFDAALATLGTEVADARGFAALTGEARRTLGDTDAKSAVRDAFVAASSRHTALRQQLATLEAEHRRTQTRDDNIPPRLHEAREALAEAAGLTAAELPFVAELVDVRTEFEPWRGAFTLALGGFATTILVDTAHLASFRAAIDGVRLSERLRFEGVTTALPERTGLDPATLPGRLDYRPSPFTGWLQDRLEQQFAFVCVDAARELSQHRLALTIAGQTSQGSRGAHGGSIRQSILGFSSRVRLTELGDEIASVRRDLDRAKTAVDEAAAALDAFDDRRSALEKIADLTWEQVDTASVDREIERWNETLTEITAGNPRIAELQEQISGTRARAARLREEIGSAKAEQQRLSARWAEVTDEVDAAHVRLEEAEDAGLTLTDDEAAYLDALFVAPTDDAASPSQRLARFDAALESASKRLLEDQRAAQETWGEQRESLRRTLTAFIDRWPSPNLLADPDESLGDFERMLADLEASGLHELEAEWRDSLLRLSGNDLTNLDASLTRALREIRDRIAPINDIMRDLPFYDDEHRLQIVPRESQSEVRRRFRRELRDVRAAIDAASTDEEREAVYGRMARLIGRIRPTAPDFADLVDVRNHVRVSAERFRAATGEHVALYDHIGEKSGGESQELIAFIVGAALRYQLGDAGAERPRYAPVFLDEALIKADAHFTKRAIGAWRGLGFQLVIGAPNDKYSAIEPHVDVEYDILKDTRGRSWAKAKVALPD; encoded by the coding sequence ATGACGATGCTCGAGACCCTGTTCGGCCTGATCCCCGCCGCGTCGCGCGGGCAGCAGTGGGTCGCCGACGAGCTCCAGCTCATCAACTGGGGCGGCTACGACGGCGAGCACCGCGTGCGCTTCGCCCCCACCGCGACGCTCCTGTGCGGCGGGTCGGGCTCGGGCAAGTCGACGCTCATGGACGCGTACGTCGCGCTGATGATGCCGCACACGACCCCGTTCAACGGCGCGTCCAACGGCGCGGTGGTCGGCCGCCCGCGCGGGCAGGAGCAGCGCAACATCCTGTCGTACGGCCGCGGCAAGCTCGACGAGTCGCGCACCGACGAGGGCACGAAGGTCCGGGTGCTGCGCGGCGACGGCACCGACACGTGGACTGCGATCGCCATGACGTGGGTCGACCACGACGGCGCCCGCTTCACCGCCGTGCGCGCGTGGTACATCCCCGCCTCCGCCCGCGTGCTCGACGACGCCGTGAAGGTGCGCGGCACGATCCACGGCGCCTTCGACCTGCGCGGGCTCGAACGGGCGGCGGCGCAGCACCTCTCCGACTCCGCGGTCCACGCGACCGGGCTCGACACCCTCGCGACCGACCGCGAGTTCTCGGCTCGGCTGCACGCGGTGCTGGGCATCGGCGCCGCCGGGTCGGGCGCGAAGGCCATGAGCCTGCTCGCCCGCATCCAGGCGGGCCAGCAGATCACCACCGTCGACGACCTGTACAAGCGCATGGTCCTCGAGGAGCCCGAGACCCTCGCGACCGCCGAAGCCGTCGTCGCCCACTTCGACGGCCTCGAGTCGACCCGCACGCGCATGCTCGAAGCGCGCCAGCAGGTGCGGGCGCTGCAGCCGATCCGCACCATCAGGACCCGCATCGACGACGCCGCCGAACGCGTCCGCATCATCGACGCGCTCGGACGCTTCGGCGACCCCTCCTCCCGCGCGTCGCTCTGGCGCGCGCAGCGCCGCATCGATCTGCTCGGTGCCGTCGAGGACGAACTGCGCGAGCGGACGCACGCCACCGACGCGCTCGTGCGCGAGCGACAGGCGCTCGCCGATGCCGCTGAAGCCGAGCGCGACGGCCTCGGCGACGTGCTGCGCGCCGCGGGCGGCGACCGGCTCGACGCCGCCCAGCGCGAGCTCCGCGGGCTTGAACGCCGCCGCGCCGGGATGCAGCGCGACCGCGACCGGTTCGACGCCGCGCTCGCAACGCTCGGCACCGAGGTCGCCGACGCGAGAGGCTTCGCGGCGCTCACCGGCGAGGCACGCCGGACCCTCGGCGACACGGATGCCAAGTCCGCCGTCCGCGACGCGTTCGTCGCCGCGAGCAGCCGGCACACGGCCCTGCGCCAGCAGCTCGCGACTCTCGAGGCGGAGCACCGCCGCACGCAGACCCGCGACGACAACATCCCGCCGCGCCTGCACGAGGCGCGCGAGGCCCTGGCGGAGGCGGCGGGTCTCACCGCGGCCGAGTTGCCGTTCGTCGCCGAGCTCGTCGACGTCCGCACCGAGTTCGAGCCGTGGCGCGGGGCGTTCACGCTCGCCCTCGGCGGTTTCGCGACGACGATCCTCGTCGACACCGCGCACCTGGCATCCTTCCGCGCCGCGATCGACGGCGTGCGCCTGTCGGAGCGTCTGCGGTTCGAGGGCGTGACGACCGCTCTCCCCGAGCGCACGGGCCTCGACCCCGCGACCCTCCCCGGCCGTCTCGATTACCGCCCCTCCCCCTTCACCGGCTGGCTGCAGGACCGGCTCGAGCAGCAGTTCGCGTTCGTCTGTGTGGATGCCGCCCGCGAGCTGTCGCAGCACCGCCTCGCGCTCACGATCGCCGGCCAGACGAGCCAGGGCTCCCGCGGCGCGCACGGCGGTTCGATCCGCCAGAGCATCCTCGGGTTCTCCAGCCGGGTGCGGCTCACCGAGCTCGGGGACGAGATCGCGAGCGTCCGCCGTGACCTCGACCGGGCAAAGACCGCCGTCGACGAGGCGGCCGCCGCGCTCGACGCGTTCGACGACCGCCGCAGCGCCCTCGAGAAGATCGCCGATCTCACGTGGGAGCAGGTCGACACGGCATCCGTGGATCGTGAGATCGAGCGCTGGAACGAAACCCTCACGGAGATCACGGCCGGCAACCCGCGCATCGCCGAACTGCAGGAGCAGATCTCGGGCACGCGCGCCCGGGCGGCGAGGCTCCGCGAGGAGATCGGCAGCGCCAAGGCGGAGCAGCAGCGCCTCTCCGCCCGGTGGGCCGAAGTGACCGACGAGGTGGATGCCGCCCATGTGCGTCTCGAGGAGGCCGAGGACGCCGGGCTCACGCTCACCGACGACGAAGCCGCATACCTCGACGCGCTGTTCGTCGCGCCCACGGACGACGCGGCGTCGCCGTCGCAGCGTCTCGCGCGCTTCGACGCCGCGCTCGAGTCGGCATCCAAGCGTCTCCTGGAAGACCAGCGGGCCGCGCAGGAGACCTGGGGCGAGCAGCGCGAGAGCCTGCGTCGCACCCTCACCGCGTTCATCGACCGGTGGCCGAGCCCGAACCTGCTCGCCGACCCCGACGAATCGCTCGGCGACTTCGAGCGGATGCTCGCCGACCTCGAGGCCAGCGGGCTGCACGAGCTGGAGGCGGAATGGCGCGACAGCCTGCTGCGCCTCTCGGGCAACGACCTCACCAACCTCGACGCGTCCCTCACCCGGGCGCTGCGCGAGATCCGCGACCGCATCGCACCGATCAACGACATCATGCGCGACCTGCCGTTCTACGACGACGAGCACCGCCTGCAGATCGTGCCCCGCGAGAGCCAGTCCGAGGTGCGGCGGCGGTTCCGCCGCGAGCTGCGCGACGTCCGCGCCGCCATCGACGCGGCCTCCACCGACGAGGAGCGCGAGGCCGTGTACGGCCGGATGGCGCGGCTCATCGGCCGCATCCGACCCACCGCGCCCGACTTCGCCGACCTCGTCGACGTCCGCAACCACGTGCGGGTCAGCGCCGAGCGCTTCCGCGCCGCGACCGGCGAGCACGTCGCCCTGTACGACCACATCGGCGAGAAGTCCGGCGGCGAGTCGCAGGAGCTCATCGCGTTCATCGTCGGCGCGGCGCTGCGTTATCAGCTCGGGGATGCCGGCGCGGAGCGTCCTCGCTACGCCCCGGTGTTCCTCGACGAGGCGCTCATCAAGGCCGACGCGCACTTCACCAAGCGCGCGATCGGCGCCTGGCGCGGCCTCGGGTTCCAGCTGGTCATCGGGGCGCCGAACGACAAGTACAGCGCGATCGAGCCGCACGTGGACGTCGAGTACGACATCCTCAAGGACACCCGCGGGCGGTCGTGGGCGAAGGCGAAGGTGGCGCTGCCGGACTGA
- a CDS encoding DUF4194 domain-containing protein — MTDVDTSAPTVAPSGDDTPAFIAPVAMENDPDALFAGDRGILDADVRRVLVRILQRRFLLAENSPAEWKLLLEHQQMIESRLNDLFVRLVVDHDRGVAYKEQVRSDEVDVPILLKDEAYSRAETLVLVYLRTVFQRETTAGAPSARVDVEEVEQTVLTYFAESDGTRASQQRAVRTAIARLDREGIIEEESEGRYRIGPLIEIVLSAEVLRELQRWLEEQTTDAEPAPSDEIEAVASLPEEQTA; from the coding sequence ATGACTGACGTCGACACGTCCGCCCCCACCGTCGCCCCGTCCGGCGACGACACCCCCGCCTTCATCGCCCCCGTCGCGATGGAGAACGATCCCGACGCGCTGTTCGCCGGGGATCGCGGCATCCTGGATGCCGATGTGCGACGCGTCCTCGTGCGGATCCTGCAGCGCCGGTTCCTGCTCGCCGAGAACTCCCCCGCCGAGTGGAAACTGCTGCTGGAGCACCAGCAGATGATCGAGTCGCGCCTCAACGACCTGTTCGTGCGGCTCGTCGTCGACCACGACCGGGGCGTGGCGTACAAGGAGCAGGTCCGCAGCGACGAGGTGGACGTGCCGATCCTGCTGAAGGACGAGGCGTACTCGCGCGCCGAGACGCTCGTGCTCGTGTACCTGCGCACGGTGTTCCAGCGCGAGACGACCGCGGGTGCGCCGTCGGCCCGCGTCGACGTCGAAGAGGTCGAGCAGACGGTCCTGACGTACTTCGCCGAGTCCGACGGCACCCGCGCGAGCCAGCAGCGGGCGGTGCGGACCGCGATCGCGCGGCTCGACCGCGAGGGCATCATCGAGGAGGAGTCCGAGGGCCGGTACCGCATCGGACCGCTCATCGAGATCGTCCTCAGCGCCGAGGTGCTGCGCGAGCTGCAGCGCTGGCTCGAGGAGCAGACGACGGATGCCGAGCCCGCGCCCTCCGACGAGATCGAGGCCGTGGCATCCCTTCCCGAGGAGCAGACCGCATGA